From the genome of Geminocystis herdmanii PCC 6308, one region includes:
- a CDS encoding ferredoxin-thioredoxin reductase variable chain, translated as MKVGDRIKVQESVLVYHHPQHKKEAFDIQGMEGELIEIVTEWQGRPVSANFPYLVKFDKKFKAHFREDEIISL; from the coding sequence ATGAAAGTAGGCGATCGCATTAAAGTACAAGAATCCGTATTAGTATATCATCATCCTCAACACAAAAAAGAAGCCTTTGACATTCAAGGCATGGAAGGAGAACTAATAGAAATTGTAACCGAATGGCAAGGAAGACCCGTCAGCGCAAATTTTCCTTACCTCGTCAAATTCGACAAAAAATTTAAAGCCCATTTCCGAGAAGATGAAATAATCTCTCTGTAA
- the thiC gene encoding phosphomethylpyrimidine synthase yields the protein MRTEWIAKRTGQANVSQMHYARQGVITEEMHYVAKRENLPVDLIREEVARGRMIIPANINHPNLEPMAIGIASKCKVNANIGASPNSSNIDEEVAKLHLAVKYGADTLMDLSTGGGNLDEIRTAIIKASPIPIGTVPIYQALESVHGNIEKLTPDDFLHIIEKHAQQGVDYMTIHAGILIEHLPLVRDRITGIVSRGGGIIARWMLHHHKQNPLYTHFDEIIEIFKKYDVSFSLGDSLRPGCTHDASDKAQLAELKTLGQLTRRAWEHDVQVMVEGPGHVPMDQIEFNVKKQMEECSEAPFYVLGPLVTDIAPGYDHITSAIGAAMAGWYGTAMLCYVTPKEHLGLPNAEDVRNGLIAYKIAAHAADIARHRPGARDRDDELSHARYNFDWNRQFELSLDPDRAREYHDETLPADIYKEAEFCSMCGPKFCPMQTKVDADALTELEKFLAKEAETKQPVA from the coding sequence ATGCGCACAGAATGGATCGCAAAACGTACGGGACAAGCTAATGTATCTCAGATGCACTATGCTCGTCAAGGTGTCATCACCGAGGAAATGCACTATGTCGCCAAAAGAGAAAATCTTCCCGTGGATTTAATTCGGGAAGAAGTGGCACGGGGAAGAATGATTATTCCTGCGAATATCAATCACCCGAATCTTGAACCCATGGCGATCGGAATTGCTTCAAAATGTAAAGTCAATGCCAATATTGGAGCATCTCCCAATAGTTCTAATATTGATGAAGAAGTGGCAAAACTTCATTTAGCAGTAAAATATGGTGCTGATACCTTAATGGACTTGTCCACTGGAGGTGGTAACTTAGATGAAATTCGTACCGCTATTATTAAGGCTTCTCCTATTCCCATCGGTACAGTCCCCATTTATCAGGCTCTTGAGAGTGTTCACGGTAACATTGAAAAACTTACCCCCGATGATTTTTTACATATCATTGAAAAACACGCTCAACAGGGTGTTGACTACATGACCATTCATGCGGGGATTTTAATTGAACATTTACCCTTAGTGCGCGATCGAATTACTGGTATTGTGTCCAGAGGCGGTGGCATTATTGCCCGTTGGATGTTGCATCATCACAAACAAAACCCCCTTTACACTCATTTTGACGAAATTATCGAGATTTTCAAAAAATACGATGTTTCCTTTAGTTTAGGGGATTCTTTACGTCCGGGTTGTACCCATGATGCTTCTGATAAAGCACAATTAGCGGAGTTAAAAACTTTAGGACAATTAACTCGCAGAGCGTGGGAACATGATGTTCAGGTGATGGTAGAAGGACCCGGTCATGTACCGATGGATCAAATTGAGTTTAATGTCAAAAAACAGATGGAGGAGTGTTCAGAAGCACCTTTTTATGTTTTAGGACCTCTTGTGACTGATATTGCTCCGGGGTATGATCATATTACCAGTGCCATCGGTGCTGCTATGGCTGGTTGGTACGGTACAGCAATGTTGTGTTATGTTACTCCCAAAGAACATTTAGGCTTACCCAATGCGGAAGATGTCCGTAATGGCTTAATTGCGTATAAAATTGCGGCTCATGCGGCGGATATTGCCCGTCATCGTCCGGGGGCGCGCGATCGAGATGATGAATTATCCCATGCTCGTTATAACTTCGACTGGAATCGTCAATTTGAGTTATCTCTTGATCCCGATCGAGCCAGAGAATACCATGATGAGACATTACCTGCGGATATTTATAAAGAAGCGGAATTTTGCTCTATGTGTGGACCTAAATTCTGTCCGATGCAGACTAAAGTAGATGCCGATGCACTTACT